Within Runella rosea, the genomic segment AAAGGCTCAGTAGTAGCGCAGGCCGCTCACCAGCTTTTAAAAGATAATACCCGAATTCATTTTGTGGGCAACATGGAAGGCGGCGATATGTTTGACGACAAAGCCGACGTCATTGTTACCGACGGATTTACGGGCAATGCCCTTTTCAAGTTAGCCGAATCTTTCTACGATGTTGCCAAAGAGCGCGGTATTCAGGATGATTTCATTGATAAAATGAATTATGAATCAGTCGGCGGTAGCTCCATCATCGGAGTCAATGGCAACGTCATGATTGCCCACGGAATATCCTCGGCCATCGCCATCAAAAATATGATTACCTGGGCGCGCAAACAAGTGGAATCACACGCCTACGTTCAGATTGCAAAAGCCCTAAGTTAAAACTGCGTTAGCTGTTACCAGTTCGCCGTGGTCCGAATTTAAAAAACAGACTTACGGATAACCGAGACCCAGATAACTAATAACTTTTACGAAGTAAAAAATGAGTCAAATTCGAGCTGCTATTACGGGGATACAAGGATACGTACCCGACTACATTTTGACCAATGCAGAATTGGAAAAAATGGTTGATACCAATGACGAATGGATAACCGCCCGCACAGGTATCAAAGAACGTCACATCCTCAAAGGAGAAGGCCTTGGTACTTCTCACATGGCAGCTGAAGCGGTAAAAGGTCTTTTGGCAAAGACCCATACCGCCCCAGAAGAAGTTGATTTACTCATCTGCGCAACCACAACACCAGACTTTATCTTTCCAAGCACCGCCAATCTTATCTGCGACATGGTCGGTATCAAATCCATCGGGAGTTTTGATATTCAGGCGGCTTGTTCGGGCTTTGTGTACGCCCTGACCGTGGGCTCTCAGTTTATCGAAACAGGAAAATATAAGAAGGTTATTATAGTAGGCGCCGATAAAATGTCGGCCATCGTCGACTACACCGACCGTACTACCTGCGTGCTTTTCGGTGATGGAGCGGGGGCAGTAATGCTCGAACCCAACATCGAAGGCTTCGGAATTATCGACAGTATTATTCGCTCCGACGGCGCGGGGCAGCCTTTCCTGAACCAAAAAGCAGGGGGCAGCCGCTACCCACCCACCCACGAAACCATCGATAAACGCTGGCACTATGCGTACCAAGATGGCCCTTCAGTATTTAAATTTGCCGTCACCAATATGGCCGACGTTGCCGCCGAAATCATGGAGCGCAATCACCTCACCGGCGACGATGTGGCGTGGCTCGTACCGCATCAAGCCAACAAACGTATCATTTCTGCCACCGCCAATCGGATGAAAGTAGGAATGGACAAAGTGATGCTTAATATTCAAAAATACGGCAACACCACCGCCGCTACCATCCCGCTCTGTTTGTGGGATTACGAATCTCAACTCAATAAAGGCGACAACCTGATTTTGGCCGCTTTTGGAGGTGGGTTCACTTGGGGCTCTGTGTATGTCAAATGGGGCTACTAAGCTTTCCAGCAGCTCTTTAATTTTTTTTTATCAACCTATATTTTGCAAATAATCGTCAGTTTTAAGGGTTCTTAAGGTAGTTTTAGTCGCTTTACCAATCAACTACTCAACCAAAAACTGTAACTCAAAAAAGTATGGCAACAACCGCAGACATCCGTAATGGATTGGTCATTAACTTCAACAACGATTTATTCCAAGTGATTGAATTTCAACACGTAAAACCTGGCAAAGGCGCGGCTTTCGTACGCACGAAAATCAAAAGCCTTACCACCGGAAAAGTGTTGGATAATACCTTCAACTCAGGAGTAGCTATTTATCCAGTTCGTGTAGAACGCCGCTCTTTCCAGTATTTGTACAAAGATGAGACTGGTTATAATTTTATGGACAATGAAACATTTGACCAAATCTCTATCTCAGAAAAACTTCTTACGGCGGCCGATTTGCTGAAAGAAGGCCAAGTCGTTGAAGTACTCATTAATACCGAAAACGAATCCCCGCTTACCTGTGAATTACCCTCTTTTGTGGAACTTGTCGTCACCTACGCCGAGCCAGGTATCAAAGGGGATACTGCCAACAACCCCCGCAAGGCCGTTGAAGTTGAAACAGGAGCCCGTATTATGGTGCCTATGTTTATCGAAGAAGGTGATAAACTCCGCATCGATACCCGCACTTACGATTATGTAGAACGCGTAAAATAATTCCTACTGATTGTAGCCCACCATTGATGGCATGGCGCTAAAAAATAGTGACGACTGCGTAATAACCACTAAAAAAATGGAAATCAAAGACATTCAAAAATTGTTAGACTTCATCGCTAATTCTGGCTTGGATGAAGTCAATATCGAAACCGGAGAATTTAAGGTAAGTGTAAAGAAAAATGCGGCGGCTACGTATGTAACGGCCGCCCCTGCTCCCGTAGCAGCAGCGCCCGTAGCGGCTCCTCAGCCCGCGGCTCCCGCCCCCCAGCCTGCCGCCGCCCCTGTGGCTCCCAAAGCCGATGATTCAAAGTACCTGACCATTAAATCGCCAATGATTGGTACTTTTTACCGCTCAGGTGGCCCCGACAAACCTTCATTTGTAGAAATAGGCGACGATGTTACGACGGGCAAAGTAGTTTGTATCGTTGAAGCGATGAAACTCTTTAACGAAATCGAGTCGGAAGTATCGGGCCGGATCGTGAAAGTATTGGTTGAAAATGCAACTCCCGTTGAATACGACCAGCCTTTGTTCTTGGTAGAACCCATTTAAATCGTCGGAGTTAATCAAGTTTTTGCCGTAAAATGTCGGGAACAATCAAGTCTTGATTGAAAAACGCCCTGATACTATGCCAATTTCATGATTATCAATGACTACTCAATGACTCAAAATTATGTTTAAAAAAATACTTATTGCCAATCGCGGGGAAATCGCCTTACGGGTGATTCGTACCTGCCGCGAAATGGGAATTCAGACCGTGGCGGTGTACTCAACAGCCGACCGTGAAAGTCTGCACGTACGTTTTGCCGACGAAGCGGTTTGTATTGGACCTCCTGCGAGCCGTCAGTCCTACCTGAATATTCCAAACATCATTTCGGCTGCCGAAATCACCAACGCCGACGCCATTCACCCCGGCTACGGATTTTTATCGGAGAATGCCGAGTTTTCTCGCATTTGTGCCGATTACGGTATCAAATTCATCGGAGCAACGGCCGAACAGATTAATTTCATGGGCGACAAAGCCACCGCTAAAGCAACCATGAGAGCCGCGGGCGTGCCCGTGATTCCAGGCTCAGAAGGACTGCTTGACTCTGTCGAACAAGGCAAAGAATTGGCCAAAGAAATTGGCTACCCCGTCATTGTGAAAGCAACCGCTGGGGGCGGTGGACGCGGAATGCGCATCATCAAAGAAGAAAGTGAGTTTCAGAAGGCGTGGGATGATGCCAAAATGGAATCAGGCGCTGCTTTCGGTAACGATGGTCTTTATCTCGAAAAATTTGTAGAAGAACCTCGCCACATTGAAATTCAGGTGGTAGGTGACCAATATGGCAAAGTATGCCATCTTTCGGAGCGCGATTGCTCGATTCAGCGTCGCCACCAAAAACTGGTTGAAGAAACACCTTCTCCCATCGTGACCCCCGAACTTCGGGAGCGTATGGGACAGGCTGCCATCAAAGGCGCCTCGGCCATCAATTACGAAGGTGCAGGAACCATTGAGTTTTTGGTCGACAAATACGGTGAATTCTACTTTATGGAAATGAATACCCGGATTCAGGTAGAACACCCGATTACGGAAGAAGTAACCAACTTTGACCTCATTAAGGAACAAATCAAAGTGGCGGCTGGCGAGCCAATTTCGGGACAAAACTACACCCCACAACGCTACGCAATGGAGTGCCGTATCAACGCCGAAGACCCCGCCAACGGGTTTCGCCCAAGCCCCGGCAAGATTACGCAATTGCACTTTCCGGGCGGTCACGGCGTTCGTATCGATAGCCACGTGTATGCCGGCTACACCATTCCCCCCAATTATGACTCAATGATTGCTAAGATTATCGTAAGCGGTCAGTCACGCGAAGAAGTGATGACCCGCATGAAACGGGCTTTGCAGGAATGCGTCATTGAAGGGATAAAAACTACGATTCCTTTCCATATCCGCCTCATGGACGACCCTGGCTTTAAATCAGGGATATTTACGACCAAATATTTGGAGTCCTTTGATTTCGGGGGATTGTAAGGTATAGATAACCGAAAAATGTAAAACTGATAAATGTAAAATAAGGAGAATACAGTCTGCATCAAGCTATAAATCAGTTTTTCTTTTCGCAATATTTCTTTAAAAGCGGGCTTTCAAAAGCTCGCTTTTTTTGTTTCAACTTTCCTAAAAGTGTGCCTTTTTGGGAAGCTCTTTCTTGAACTGATGCACAATTTGAGGTTGTTATTTCCCAAGAAACCCTGTCTTTAGGTTAGCATGATTTTTTTATCTTTTCGGTCATATCTTATCATTCAACTTTAACAAACAAGGTTATGAAAAAGCAACAAATCACCGAAGAGATGAAACAATCTCCGCTTCATCAATTGTTTTTGGAAGAAATTAAAGACATTTATTGGGCCGAAAATCATTTGCTGAAAGCCCTACCAAAAATGGCCGAAGCCAGTACTTCTACCGAACTTAGGAAGGCATTTGAAGGTCACTTGGCCGTTACACAAACCCACGTAGAACGTTTGAAAAAGGTTTTTGAATCATTGGACGAAAAACCTGAAACCAAAACCTGTGAAGCCCTTAAAGGACTAATCAGAGAGGCCAACGAAATCATTGACGATACCGAAGACGGCACAATGGTGCGGGATTGCGGCCTGATTTTGGCAGCCCAAAAAGTTGAACATTACGAAATTGCAACCTATGGTACTCTGCGTACTTTGGCCGCCATTATGGGCCATACGGAAGTGCAGGCACTTTTACAGGCTACGTTGGACGAAGAACACTCGGCCGACGATGAGCTAACGCAGGTGGCAATGTCATTTGTTAACGAAGAAGCCATGTCCGAAAAATAGCTTAAGAGATTAGAATAACTTAACAAAAAAGCAGAAGGTGAACCCTTCTGCTTTTTTTGAAACATTGTTACTGTCTATATTGGAAGTTTTAACCGGCAATACAAAGTCAACATTCACAAGAAGGTTCTGATTTATTCTACTTTTTTAAATACAACCCGCTGTAAATTATCAACCGAATAGTTAGTGACGGGCTGGTTATCAACACCTTGTTTTTTTCCTGAAGTCACTTCAAAAATCAATTCTTTGCCTCTCAATTCATAGGTAGAAGTAAGTATTACGCCAGATGTTTCAAAAACGCAATACAGTTTATTCTCAAATAAATAGTCCATCAGCTCAATTCCACCTCCTTCGTCTGTAATATAATGCCCTTTTGAAGCGTCTTTTAGCCGTAAAATATAGTCTTTAACCATAGGCATTTGGGGCGACAAATATTCCATTTTCCACATCCATGCATCCGCAGCTGTCATTTTTTTAACGGTCAATTTTACAGGTAAGCTGTCTTTGAGCACGCCTCGGCTGTAGATGTACATCGTTCCTTCCCAATTACCCAAACAGGTATCCACAAACGTTGTCTGCGCCATTAAAGACTCAAAAAAAGCAAAAAAGAGCCAAAGAATCAGTCCGAGTTTTTTCATAATAAACCATTATTTCAGTTCTTCTACCGTATCTATAAAATAACAATGGGGATGATGTTTCATGCCTATTTTGGGATAATACTCTACTGCTTTGGGCGCCGACAATAAAATGAGTTTGGCACGGGGCGCAGCCAGTTTTGTTTGCCGAATCAACTCCTTACCGATGCCCTGTTTTTGATACGCTTGGTCCACCGCCAAATCTGACAGATAGGTACAAAAAGCAAAGTCAGTAATGGCCCGCGATACGCCAACGAGCACGCCATTGTCGCGCGCCGTTACCAACAGAGTGGCATTTTTGAGCATATCTGCTATCCGCTCAGTATCCTCTACGGGGCGACGCTCGCCTAAGGTTGAGCGATTGAGTACTGATATAAATTCATCAACAGACAACTGATTTTCTACTTGATAATTGATTGAAAATGACATATTAGGTCTTGTTTTAGGCTCCAACAGAACAGGCAACAATTATCCGTACTTTTCGGCACTTTTCAGCATAAAGAAACAAAAAACTGTTCTTTTGCCCCGAATATATCCAAGCCTAAAGGATATCTATCTAAAATTAGCACATCCACCCCAAAAATGATCAAAAGCATTTTTTCAAAGAACGGGGCAATTTAGATTTGGTAAATTACTATAGCGAAATATCTTTTTTCACCCGACTAAACCTTCTCTCATCAATGGCTGCAACCTTGAAATGCCCCAAATGCGATAGCCTAGAAACTGTCAAAAACGGAATTATTAAAAACCGCCAACGGTTTCGGTGCAAAAAATGCGATTACAATTTTACCGTCGACAAACTCGGCAAAGGTATTAGTTCGTATTACGTCATCAAAGCCCTCCAGCTGTATATTGAAGGGGTGAGTTTCCGCGAAATCGAGCGTTTGTTGGGGGTCAGTCACGTGTCGGTCATGAACTGGGTCAAAAAATACCAAATCAAAATGCCCGACCGAATCACGCATCATGCCACATACAAAGTGATGAGTCATAAGGAATTGGCGGAGTTTTATGCCGACCGCAAAAACCTCGAAGGAACGGGTATGATTGTGACCGAATTGGGCGATAAATTTATGATGATTAAATGGGAACGATTTAAAGATTAAGGCTCCGAAGAATTCATTTTAGTCAAACACGGCATTGCATTCTCCCCTATTTCTCCTATTTATTGCTAATATAATATACTTTTGCTAAATTACTATAGGCACTTTTCGGGGTGCCTATTCCTATTTTGTGTCCCTTTATACTTCAATCAATACGAAAATACCTTATAATATTCTGATTTTTTCTTCAATTACCACAGAATATTCAGAATTGAAAACAAATAGTAGTATAAAATAAGGCAAATCAGGGGTTTTATAGGCCTTTAGCTACACTAATTGACCAAGTCTATATCAATATTTTTTTTATTTATTGTATTTTCTGGTGTTTTGAATCACAATTACTGCCCAAGGCGCCGGGCTTCGATTGCAATGCAGTCCGAATTTTTCGAAACCTTCTCCTCTTAACCGACAATGAAAAAGTTATCTTTAGTATTGATTTTTGCTGCAAGCTGCGCCCATAGCTACGCCCAAGGCTCTACGGATTATGGTTCAGGAATGAAATTTAATATCAACCCTGAAGGCACTAAATACGTGCGTTTGATTACTTGGAGTCAGATATGGGCTAGGTCAGTACAGAACAATCCCGGCACTTTAGTCAACGGTACACCTCAAAATAAAACGTTTGATGTGGGTGGTCGGCGCTTACGGATGTTAGCCATGGCCCAAGTGAGCGCTCGATTTATGGTATTGGCTCATTTTGGTATCAACAATCAATCTTTTCTGAACGGCGGTGCTGCGGGCACTTCTGGAACGGGTGGATATGGCGCTGGCAAAAAACCAGGGCTATTTTTCCATGATTTTTGGAGTGAATATACCATCATCCCCACCATCAACGCCGAGACAAAAAAGCCCAACAAATTTACGATGAATATTGGGGCTGGTTTGCACTACGTAATGGGGGTTTCAAGAATGACTATGTCGAGTACCCTTAATTACTTGGCCGTTGATGCACCAGTCTTCAACTGGGCACTCATTGAAAACAGCGATCAATTTGCCCGCCAATATGGCATCTTTGCCAAAGGAAAAGCGGGCAAGTTTGAGTATCGTTTGGCATTAAATAAACCGTTTGCAACCAACGGAGCGGCCACCGAAGGCGTCGCCGTTGACAACAATGGTCAGAGTAAAGCCGCGCTGGCAGGCTATTTAGAATATGAATTTCTTGACCGAGAACCAAATACGCTTCCTTACAAAGTAGGCACCTACGTTGGCACGAAAAAGGTGTTTAACGTGGGGGCAGGGTTTTATTCTCAAAAAGAAGGAACACAAAGCCTGAAAAATGGAATTGTACAAAAACATTCCATAAACTTGTTTGCGTTGGATGCATTTCTGGATATGCCTATCGGTAGAAAAGAGAAAAATGCGGCCATTACAATGTACAGCGGCTATTTTAATTACAATTTTGGCCCTAACTACCTCCGCAACCTCGGTATCATGAATATTGGCACGATTGACCCTAAGTTTACCGATAAAAAAGCCTTAGCAGGCGCGGGAAATGCCCGTCCAATGATTGGAACAGGTTCCATCTTTTATACACAGGCTGGGATTTTATTACCCAAAACCAGCGATAAACCCAAAATCCGCGTTCAGCCATTTGCCGCTTATACATCTAAGAAGTTTGAGGCCCTTAGTAAAACAGGCAGCTACTTTGACCTTGGCAGCAACTTTTTCATCGACGGGCATCACGCAAAAATCACTTTACAGTACTCAACTCGCCCCATCTACACGGCCAAAGATGTCATTGATGGCAACAAAGGTGAGTTTATCGTTCAATTCCAAACGTATCTTTGAGTTTAGTTAAGTAAAACCCTCTTCCGAAACCCTTATATTTTCTCTAATTATAACACCTAACTTTCCTACACTAATGTCAGAATCTGCAACAACGAATTCTAAAGCGCAGAAAAAACAAAGCTTAGCCGCCATCATTGCGGCATCGTCGGTCGGTACGATGATTGAGTGGTACGATTTCTACATCTTTGGAAGCTTGGCGACGATTATCGCCACCAAGTTTTTTCCAGATGGCAACCCCACCGCGGCTTTTCTTTCTACCTTAGCCACCTTTGCCGCTGGCTTTGTGGTTCGTCCTTTCGGAGCCATTTTCTTTGGCCGCTTGGGCGACCTCATTGGCCGTAAATATACCTTTATGGTTACGTTGCTGCTGATGGGCGGCGCTACGTTTATGATTGGTTTGATTCCTAGCTACGAAACCATCGGTTTCTTGGCCCCTACCCTCGTGCTTTTACTGCGGCTTTTGCAGGGATTAGCCCTTGGCGGCGAATACGGCGGCGCCGCTACTTACGTGGCCGAGCACTCTCCTGCCGACAAGCGTGGATTTTGGACTTCATGGATTCAAATCACGGCTACGGCAGGGTTGTTTGTATCGCTGATTGTGATTCAATTGACCCAAAACAGCATGTCGAAGGAGGCATTTGCCGAATGGGGCTGGCGCGTACCGTTTTTGGTTTCTATCATCATGGTATACGTTTCGGTCTTGATTCGTAAAAACATGCACGAATCGCCGTTGTTTGCCAAAGCAAAAGCCGAAGGAAAAACCTCTACCAACCCGTTAAAAGAATCGTTTGGCAACCGTTACAACTTCAAATTTGTGTTGTTGGCGTTGTTGGGAGCCACTATGGGCCAGGGAGTTGTGTGGTACACAGGTCAATTTTACGCATTGAGCTTCCTGCAAAAAGTAATGAATATTGACCTTCAGCAATCCAACGCGCTGATGACCTACGCGCTGATGTTGGGCACGCCATTCTTTGTGTTATTCGGTTGGTTATCGGATAAAATTGGCCGCAAAGGCATCATGCTTGCGGGTATGTTGATTGCCATTTTGTCGTATCGTCCGATTTACGAGAAAATGTATCAGACCACCAACATCCAAAACAAAACGGAAATAGCCGAAAAAACAACCGTAGGTATAACCCGAACGCTGGACAAAAAAGACGGGGTTGAAACCAAAGATTCGCTCATTGTCACCACCACCAAAAAAGAATATACGGACGGCACCCAATACGAAGAAAAGAAGATTGAAAAAATCTTAGCTGATGCTTCGGCGGCCCCCGTAAAACCTGAAATCAAGAAGCTAGTGACCATCAATGACAGCGACAAATGGACGCTCATTTGGCTAGTCTTCATTCAGGTGATTTTCGTAACAATGGTCTACGGCCCTATCGCAGCCTTCCTCGTTGAGATGTTCCCGACCCGCATTCGCTATACGTCTATGTCATTGCCGTACCACATCGGAAACGGCGTATTTGGGGGGCTGTTGCCTACCATCGCTACAGCTTTGGTTGCTTCGGCTGGCAAAGCCAACGACATCGCCAAAGAAGCAGGTGAAGCATTGCCCAACGCCGCTCCTTACCTCGAAGGACTTTGGTATCCGATTGTCATTGCAGGAATCTGTTTTGTCATTGGATTACTGTACATCAACGGTAAAGACCGCAACGTGAATGATTAATTCATAAAATGAATGAGTAACGAAAACGCTCATTATCCCTATTTTTTCAACTGATTTAGTAACAACAAAGACAATGAATACGATAAAAAGACTAGCAGGAATTATCTGGTTGGCCGTGGGTGCCGCCGCAGGGTATTATTTATTGATCAATCAGGCCATCCCCAAATTTGGCACGGGAAAACCTGAAGACTTGATTCCTGCGGGAATTTACACCTTTATCTTGTGTCCTCTTATTGTAGGGAGCCTGGCTACTTTTGGAATTTATGCCCTCAAAGGCGAATACGACAGTAAAAGTTAGGTTTAGGGTTTAGTAGTTTGAATGATTGTCGAAGTAGTATCGCTCTTCGGCAATCATTTTATACTAGTAGCGCTTATAACAGGCACCTTCACTTTATCCCTTCTTATGAATACAAATCGTAAAATTTCATTGGTGGCGTTGTGTGTAGTGGCTATTGTCCTCTTCAATACCCCCTTTCTTTCGATTTTCAATAAGCCTACGTTCATCGGGAGTATCCCGGTATTTTACGGTTTTCTGTTTGGGGCATGGTTACTGATTATTGGGGCTACGGCATGGTTACTTCGTCAATCTGAAGCAGAAGATGAGTAGTTTTTGGATTATTTGCTGGTCTTTAGTGTACCTGTTGCTCTTATTTGTGATTGCCGACCGGGCCGAGCGCCGCTCGTCCCACAAACGCAGCTGGGTCAATAATCCGTACGTATATGCCCTTTCATTGGCCGTTTACTGCACCGCTTGGACATTTTATGGCAGCGTGGGTCGGGCGGCTGAATCGGGGCCAGATTTTCTAAGTGTTTATATCGGTCCAACGCTCGTGATTCCGCTTTGGTGGATTATTTTCAGGAAGATTATTCGCATTTGTAAAGTCCAGCGAATCACCAGCATTGCCGATTTTATCTCCGCCCGTTATGGCAAAAGCCGGGCCTTGGGCGTGATTGTGACCGTGGTGTGTTTACTGGGTATCATCCCCTACATCTCCATTCAGCTCAAAGCCATTACGAGCAGCTTTCTGATTTTATCGGGCAATGAGACCTCGCCCAATCAGTCGTTTTTGAGCGACCAATCGTTTTACATCGCCCTGATGCTGATTGTATTTGCCATCCTATTCGGAACCCGAAAACTAGAAGCCAACGAACGCCATGAGGGCCTCGTAGCAGCCATTGCCTTTGAATCGTTGGTCAAATTATTTGCATTTTTAGCGGTTGGGCTCTTCATTACTTTCGGCATTTTCAACGGCTTCGACGACATCGTCACCCGCGCCGTGAAAGTCCCCGAACTTCGTAAACTATTTACGTTACCCGAAAATCAAACGGGAAATTGGTTCTGGCATTGCTTTCTAGCCGCCATTGCCATTTTGTTTTTACCGCGTCAGTTTCAGGTAACGGTGGTGGAAAATATCGACGAAAATCACCTCAAAAAAGCGCAGTGGCTATTCCCACTTTACCTGCTGATTATCAACATCTTTGTACTACCTATTGCCCTCAGTGGAAAATTACTTTTCGCCAACGAAGCCATCAAATCTGACACCTATCTGCTGGCCATACCACTGCATTTTAAGCAACAGGGCTTGGCTTTTCTGACTTATTTGGGCGGATTTTCGGCGGCTACGAGCATGATTATCGTGGAATGTACTGCCCTGACGGTGATGTTCAGCAATAATTTACTCATGCCGTTTTTGGTGAGCCGCCGGGGGTGGCAAGAACGCATGGGCTCTTCGATTGGGAGTTTTGTCATTACCGCCCGTCGTTTATTTATTGCCGTCATTATTTTGCTGGCGTACGCTTATTACAAAAACGTCAGTGACAAGTATTCTTTGGTATCGGTCGGCATGGTTTCGTTTGCGGCAGTGGCGCAGTTTGCTCCCGCCGCTTTGGGCGGAATTTGCTGGAAGCGGGCCAATCTCACGGGAGCGATGAGCGGCATTTTGGCGGGAACAATTGTTTGGTTTTACACCCTCATTATTCCGTCAATGGCCTCCAACGGTCTTATTTCTTCCGACTTTTTGGCGCATGGTCCCGCACATATTCATTGGCTGAGGCCAGAAGCATTTCTGGGACTTGAAGGGATGGATAGCCTTTCGCACGGTGTCTTTTGGTCATTACTTTTTAATGTTTCATTTTATGTTTTCGGGGCACTGAATTTCTCCCAAAGCGCCGTAGAGCACAATCAAGCCGCGTTGTTTGTGGATATTTTCAAGTATGATACCTCTTACGAACGTTCGGTGGCTTGGCGAGGAAAAGCATTGGTAACAGACGTGACGAATCTTTTAAGTAAATTTTTCGGGGAAATGCGCGCCCAACGGGCTGTGACGCTCTACGTTAAACGCAATAAACTTGCCCTTTCTGCCAAATATGCCGACCCTCAGTTGGTCAATTATGCCGAAAAAATGCTCAGCGGTGCCATTGGGGCTGCTTCGGCGCGGGTGGTGGTGGCATCGGTGGCGAAGGAAGAACCCGTAACGGTGGATGAGGTGATTGATATTTTGAAGACGTCGCAAGAACTGCGCCTTGTGAACGAAGAGCTGACGCGCAAATCACGCGAACTGGAACAACTCACGGGTCAACTCAAAGAAGCCAATGAACGTCTGCAACAGGCTGACCGCGAAAAAGATGATTTTCTGTCGACGGTTACGCACGAAATTCGGACGCCCATGACCTCT encodes:
- the accB gene encoding acetyl-CoA carboxylase biotin carboxyl carrier protein, which produces MEIKDIQKLLDFIANSGLDEVNIETGEFKVSVKKNAAATYVTAAPAPVAAAPVAAPQPAAPAPQPAAAPVAPKADDSKYLTIKSPMIGTFYRSGGPDKPSFVEIGDDVTTGKVVCIVEAMKLFNEIESEVSGRIVKVLVENATPVEYDQPLFLVEPI
- a CDS encoding YciE/YciF ferroxidase family protein, which translates into the protein MKKQQITEEMKQSPLHQLFLEEIKDIYWAENHLLKALPKMAEASTSTELRKAFEGHLAVTQTHVERLKKVFESLDEKPETKTCEALKGLIREANEIIDDTEDGTMVRDCGLILAAQKVEHYEIATYGTLRTLAAIMGHTEVQALLQATLDEEHSADDELTQVAMSFVNEEAMSEK
- a CDS encoding GNAT family N-acetyltransferase produces the protein MSFSINYQVENQLSVDEFISVLNRSTLGERRPVEDTERIADMLKNATLLVTARDNGVLVGVSRAITDFAFCTYLSDLAVDQAYQKQGIGKELIRQTKLAAPRAKLILLSAPKAVEYYPKIGMKHHPHCYFIDTVEELK
- a CDS encoding porin → MKKLSLVLIFAASCAHSYAQGSTDYGSGMKFNINPEGTKYVRLITWSQIWARSVQNNPGTLVNGTPQNKTFDVGGRRLRMLAMAQVSARFMVLAHFGINNQSFLNGGAAGTSGTGGYGAGKKPGLFFHDFWSEYTIIPTINAETKKPNKFTMNIGAGLHYVMGVSRMTMSSTLNYLAVDAPVFNWALIENSDQFARQYGIFAKGKAGKFEYRLALNKPFATNGAATEGVAVDNNGQSKAALAGYLEYEFLDREPNTLPYKVGTYVGTKKVFNVGAGFYSQKEGTQSLKNGIVQKHSINLFALDAFLDMPIGRKEKNAAITMYSGYFNYNFGPNYLRNLGIMNIGTIDPKFTDKKALAGAGNARPMIGTGSIFYTQAGILLPKTSDKPKIRVQPFAAYTSKKFEALSKTGSYFDLGSNFFIDGHHAKITLQYSTRPIYTAKDVIDGNKGEFIVQFQTYL
- a CDS encoding DUF6814 family protein, which encodes MNTIKRLAGIIWLAVGAAAGYYLLINQAIPKFGTGKPEDLIPAGIYTFILCPLIVGSLATFGIYALKGEYDSKS
- the efp gene encoding elongation factor P — its product is MATTADIRNGLVINFNNDLFQVIEFQHVKPGKGAAFVRTKIKSLTTGKVLDNTFNSGVAIYPVRVERRSFQYLYKDETGYNFMDNETFDQISISEKLLTAADLLKEGQVVEVLINTENESPLTCELPSFVELVVTYAEPGIKGDTANNPRKAVEVETGARIMVPMFIEEGDKLRIDTRTYDYVERVK
- the accC gene encoding acetyl-CoA carboxylase biotin carboxylase subunit encodes the protein MFKKILIANRGEIALRVIRTCREMGIQTVAVYSTADRESLHVRFADEAVCIGPPASRQSYLNIPNIISAAEITNADAIHPGYGFLSENAEFSRICADYGIKFIGATAEQINFMGDKATAKATMRAAGVPVIPGSEGLLDSVEQGKELAKEIGYPVIVKATAGGGGRGMRIIKEESEFQKAWDDAKMESGAAFGNDGLYLEKFVEEPRHIEIQVVGDQYGKVCHLSERDCSIQRRHQKLVEETPSPIVTPELRERMGQAAIKGASAINYEGAGTIEFLVDKYGEFYFMEMNTRIQVEHPITEEVTNFDLIKEQIKVAAGEPISGQNYTPQRYAMECRINAEDPANGFRPSPGKITQLHFPGGHGVRIDSHVYAGYTIPPNYDSMIAKIIVSGQSREEVMTRMKRALQECVIEGIKTTIPFHIRLMDDPGFKSGIFTTKYLESFDFGGL
- a CDS encoding IS1 family transposase; translation: MAATLKCPKCDSLETVKNGIIKNRQRFRCKKCDYNFTVDKLGKGISSYYVIKALQLYIEGVSFREIERLLGVSHVSVMNWVKKYQIKMPDRITHHATYKVMSHKELAEFYADRKNLEGTGMIVTELGDKFMMIKWERFKD
- a CDS encoding MFS transporter, with translation MSESATTNSKAQKKQSLAAIIAASSVGTMIEWYDFYIFGSLATIIATKFFPDGNPTAAFLSTLATFAAGFVVRPFGAIFFGRLGDLIGRKYTFMVTLLLMGGATFMIGLIPSYETIGFLAPTLVLLLRLLQGLALGGEYGGAATYVAEHSPADKRGFWTSWIQITATAGLFVSLIVIQLTQNSMSKEAFAEWGWRVPFLVSIIMVYVSVLIRKNMHESPLFAKAKAEGKTSTNPLKESFGNRYNFKFVLLALLGATMGQGVVWYTGQFYALSFLQKVMNIDLQQSNALMTYALMLGTPFFVLFGWLSDKIGRKGIMLAGMLIAILSYRPIYEKMYQTTNIQNKTEIAEKTTVGITRTLDKKDGVETKDSLIVTTTKKEYTDGTQYEEKKIEKILADASAAPVKPEIKKLVTINDSDKWTLIWLVFIQVIFVTMVYGPIAAFLVEMFPTRIRYTSMSLPYHIGNGVFGGLLPTIATALVASAGKANDIAKEAGEALPNAAPYLEGLWYPIVIAGICFVIGLLYINGKDRNVND
- a CDS encoding beta-ketoacyl-ACP synthase III, with product MSQIRAAITGIQGYVPDYILTNAELEKMVDTNDEWITARTGIKERHILKGEGLGTSHMAAEAVKGLLAKTHTAPEEVDLLICATTTPDFIFPSTANLICDMVGIKSIGSFDIQAACSGFVYALTVGSQFIETGKYKKVIIVGADKMSAIVDYTDRTTCVLFGDGAGAVMLEPNIEGFGIIDSIIRSDGAGQPFLNQKAGGSRYPPTHETIDKRWHYAYQDGPSVFKFAVTNMADVAAEIMERNHLTGDDVAWLVPHQANKRIISATANRMKVGMDKVMLNIQKYGNTTAATIPLCLWDYESQLNKGDNLILAAFGGGFTWGSVYVKWGY